Proteins from one Triticum aestivum cultivar Chinese Spring chromosome 7A, IWGSC CS RefSeq v2.1, whole genome shotgun sequence genomic window:
- the LOC123151519 gene encoding calcium-transporting ATPase 5, plasma membrane-type isoform X2: protein MAVGSSPTPPEIRSPERDRPEDAAGAEGEEEEEEFGDAFDIPHKNASHDSLLRWRQAALVLNASRRFRYTLDLKKEEEKEIIRRTIRSHAQVIRAVFLFKEAGENDPREAYTGIQLPTASRSFPIEMEKLKTLNRDHDSVLLQEIRGVKGLSDLLKSNLEMGINPTEDELLQRRDVFGANTYPRKKRKNILRFIFDACKDLTLIILMVAAAISLTLGMATEGVEEGWYEGGSIFLAVFLVILVTATSDYRQSLQFQHLNEEKQNIQVEVLRGGKRFRTSIFDLVVGDVVPLNIGDQVPADGILISGHSLAIDESSMTGESKTVHKDQKAPFLMSGCKVADGYGSMLVTGVGINTEWGQLMANLSEDNGEETPLQVRLNGVATFIGMVGLSVAGVVLGVLAIRYFTGHTKNPDGTVQFRAGTTGLKQGFMGAIRILTIAVTIVVVAVPEGLPLAVTLTLAYSMRKMMRDKALVRRLSSCETMGSATTICSDKTGTLTLNKMTVVEAHFIGTRLDPCDDVRAISSSSAALLIEGIAQNTTGTVFLPEDGGAADVTGSPTEKAILSWGLKIGMDFNNVRSKSSVLHVFPFNSEKKRGGVAVQSDTEVHIHWKGAAELVLSSCKSWLSLDGSVQPMGAQKRNEYKKSIEDMAKSSLRCVAFAYCLCDIEKIPKEDIADWKLPEEDLTLLGIVGIKDPCRPGVRNAVQLCKNAGVKVRMVTGDNIETAKAIALECGILDANGVISEPFVIEGRAFREMSEIARGEIADKITVMGRSSPNDKLLLVQALKRKGHVVAVTGDGTNDAPALHEADIGLAMGMSGTEVAKESSDIIILDDDFTSVVKVVRWGRSVYANIQKFIQFQLTVNVAALVINVIAAVSSGDVPLNAVELLWVNLIMDTLGALALATEPPTDNLMKRQPVGRREPLVTNIMWRNLFVQAIYQIAILLIFNFSGKKILRLQNESPDNAEKMKNTFIFNTFVFCQAANVSLVCHS, encoded by the exons CAAGCTGCTCTTGTGCTGAATGCTTCACGTCGTTTTAGATACACTCTAGACCTTAAAAAGGAGGAAGAGAAAGAGATAATAAGAAGAACGATCCGATCACATGCACAAGTGATACGG GCAGTATTTCTTTTCAAAGAAGCCGGAGAAAATGATCCCAGAG AAGCTTATACTGGTATACAACTTCCAACTGCCTCTCGAAGTTTTCCAATTGAAATGGAAAAGCTTAAAACTTTAAACAGAGATCATGATAGTGTTCTTCTTCAGGAAATTAGAGGA GTTAAGGGGCTGTCAGATTtattaaagagtaatttggaaatgGGAATTAATCCAACTGAGGATGAATTGTTACAAAGGAGGGATGTTTTCGGTGCAAATACATATCCACGCAAGAAAAGAAAAAACATACTG CGTTTTATATTTGATGCATGCAAAGATTTAACTCTCATCATTCTAATGGTAGCTGCTGCCATATCTCTTACGTTGGGCATGGCCACAGAG GGTGTCGAGGAAGGATGGTATGAGGGGGGAAGTATTTTTTTAGCTGTTTTTCTTGTGATACTTGTCACCG CAACCAGTGATTACAGGCAATCACTTCAGTTTCAACATCTGAATGAGGAGAAACAGAACATACAAGTGGAG GTTCTTAGAGGTGGTAAAAGATTTCGAACTTCAATATTTGACCTTGTTGTCGGTGATGTGGTTCCACTGAATATTGGTGACCAA GTTCCTGCTGATGGCATCCTGATATCTGGCCATTCTCTTGCAATAGACGAATCAAGTATGACTGGGGAATCAAAAACT GTTCACAAGGATCAAAAGGCTCCGTTCTTGATGTCTGGTTGCAAGGTTGCAGATGGCTATGGTTCTATGTTG GTAACAGGTGTGGGTATCAACACTGAATGGGGCCAGTTGATGGCTAACCTTTCTGAAGATAATGGTGAAGAAACCCCATTGCAG GTGCGTTTGAATGGTGTTGCTACTTTTATTGGCATGGTGGGTCTGTCAGTAGCTGGTGTTGTACTTGGCGTGCTTGCGATAAG ATATTTTACTGGACATACCAAGAATCCGGATGGGACTGTTCAATTTCGGGCTGGAACTACTGGTCTCAAACAAGGATTTATGGGTGCAATCAGAATTTTGACAATCGCC GTAACCATCGTAGTTGTTGCTGTGCCTGAGGGACTTCCACTGGCAGTAACATTGAC ACTTGCGTATTCAATGCGAAAGATGATGCGAGACAAGGCGCTG GTGAGGCGGCTCTCATCTTGTGAAACAATGGGATCAGCAACTACTATATGCAGTGATAAGACAGGAACTCTCACCTTGAATAAG ATGACAGTTGTGGAGGCACACTTTATCGGGACAAGGTTGGATCCTTGTGATGATGTTAGGGCAATCTCAAGCAGTTCAGCGGCACTGCTTATTGAAGGAATTGCACAAAACACTACAGGAACTGTATTTTTGCCAGAG GATGGGGGAGCAGCTGATGTTACAGGTTCACCAACTGAAAAAGCCATTCTTTCTTGGGGCCTTAAG ATAGGGATGGATTTCAACAATGTTCGGTCAAAATCTTCAGTTCTTCATGTATTTCCATTTAACTCAGAGAAGAAGCGAGGTGGTGTTGCAGTGCAG TCAGATACCGAGGTCCACATCCATTGGAAAGGTGCAGCTGAGTTAGTGCTATCATCTTGCAAAAGTTGGCTTTCTCTGGATGGTTCAGTTCAGCCAATGGGTGCACAGAAG CGTAATGAGTACAAGAAGTCAATTGAAGACATGGCAAAGAGTTCACTACGATGTGTTGCTTTTGCATATTGTCTATGTGATATTGAAAAAATTCCGAAGGAAGACATAGCTGATTGGAAGTTACCTGAGGAAGATCTGACTCTGCTTGGTATTGTGGGCATAAAG GATCCATGTCGCCCAGGAGTGAGGAATGCTGTACAATTATGCAAAAATGCTGGTGTAAAG GTGCGCATGGTCACAGGAGATAATATTGAAACAGCCAAGGCAATAGCGTTGGAGTGCGGAATACTAGATGCAAATGGTGTTATTTCAGAGCCATTTGTAATAGAGGGAAGAGCGTTCCGCGAGATGTCTGAAATTGCAAGAGGAGAGATTGCTGACAAGATAACT GTCATGGGAAGATCATCTCCAAATGACAAACTTTTGCTTGTCCAAGCTTTGAAAAGGAAAGGCCATGTTGTGGCTGTCACTGGTGATGGCACAAATGATGCCCCTGCATTGCATGAG GCTGATATAGGTCTTGCAATGGGCATGTCAGGGACAGAAGTTGCTAAAGAAAGCTCTGACATTATAATCTTGGATGATGACTTCACATCTGTTGTGAAG GTTGTTCGCTGGGGACGCTCTGTCTATGCAAATATTCAGAAATTCATCCAGTTCCAGCTTACTGTTAATGTTGCCGCACTTGTGATTAATGTTATTGCAGCTGTGTCATCTGGTGATGTGCCTCTAAATGCTGTTGAG CTTCTCTGGGTAAACCTTATCATGGATACACTGGGAGCTCTTGCTTTAGCAACTGAACCACCAACAGACAACCTTATGAAGAGACAGCCTGTTGGTCGAAG GGAGCCACTTGTGACCAATATTATGTGGAGAAACTTGTTTGTCCAG GCCATTTACCAAATAGCAATCCTTCTTATCTTTAATTTCTCTGGAAAAAAGATTCTACGGCTGCAGAATGAAAGTCCAGATAACGCCGAGAAAATGAAGAACACATTTATCTTCAATACATTTGTATTTTGCCAG GCCGCAAATGTATCGTTAGTTTGTCACTCCTGA
- the LOC123151519 gene encoding calcium-transporting ATPase 5, plasma membrane-type isoform X1, with amino-acid sequence MAVGSSPTPPEIRSPERDRPEDAAGAEGEEEEEEFGDAFDIPHKNASHDSLLRWRQAALVLNASRRFRYTLDLKKEEEKEIIRRTIRSHAQVIRAVFLFKEAGENDPREAYTGIQLPTASRSFPIEMEKLKTLNRDHDSVLLQEIRGVKGLSDLLKSNLEMGINPTEDELLQRRDVFGANTYPRKKRKNILRFIFDACKDLTLIILMVAAAISLTLGMATEGVEEGWYEGGSIFLAVFLVILVTATSDYRQSLQFQHLNEEKQNIQVEVLRGGKRFRTSIFDLVVGDVVPLNIGDQVPADGILISGHSLAIDESSMTGESKTVHKDQKAPFLMSGCKVADGYGSMLVTGVGINTEWGQLMANLSEDNGEETPLQVRLNGVATFIGMVGLSVAGVVLGVLAIRYFTGHTKNPDGTVQFRAGTTGLKQGFMGAIRILTIAVTIVVVAVPEGLPLAVTLTLAYSMRKMMRDKALVRRLSSCETMGSATTICSDKTGTLTLNKMTVVEAHFIGTRLDPCDDVRAISSSSAALLIEGIAQNTTGTVFLPEDGGAADVTGSPTEKAILSWGLKIGMDFNNVRSKSSVLHVFPFNSEKKRGGVAVQSDTEVHIHWKGAAELVLSSCKSWLSLDGSVQPMGAQKRNEYKKSIEDMAKSSLRCVAFAYCLCDIEKIPKEDIADWKLPEEDLTLLGIVGIKDPCRPGVRNAVQLCKNAGVKVRMVTGDNIETAKAIALECGILDANGVISEPFVIEGRAFREMSEIARGEIADKITVMGRSSPNDKLLLVQALKRKGHVVAVTGDGTNDAPALHEADIGLAMGMSGTEVAKESSDIIILDDDFTSVVKVVRWGRSVYANIQKFIQFQLTVNVAALVINVIAAVSSGDVPLNAVELLWVNLIMDTLGALALATEPPTDNLMKRQPVGRREPLVTNIMWRNLFVQAIYQIAILLIFNFSGKKILRLQNESPDNAEKMKNTFIFNTFVFCQIFNEFNARKPEERNVFKGVTKNHLFMGIVCVTTVFQILIVEFLGKFFKIVRLNWSLWLVSVAIGVVSWPLAYLGKFIPVPVRPLQAYFKPCWKSSRRDEEEGRQG; translated from the exons CAAGCTGCTCTTGTGCTGAATGCTTCACGTCGTTTTAGATACACTCTAGACCTTAAAAAGGAGGAAGAGAAAGAGATAATAAGAAGAACGATCCGATCACATGCACAAGTGATACGG GCAGTATTTCTTTTCAAAGAAGCCGGAGAAAATGATCCCAGAG AAGCTTATACTGGTATACAACTTCCAACTGCCTCTCGAAGTTTTCCAATTGAAATGGAAAAGCTTAAAACTTTAAACAGAGATCATGATAGTGTTCTTCTTCAGGAAATTAGAGGA GTTAAGGGGCTGTCAGATTtattaaagagtaatttggaaatgGGAATTAATCCAACTGAGGATGAATTGTTACAAAGGAGGGATGTTTTCGGTGCAAATACATATCCACGCAAGAAAAGAAAAAACATACTG CGTTTTATATTTGATGCATGCAAAGATTTAACTCTCATCATTCTAATGGTAGCTGCTGCCATATCTCTTACGTTGGGCATGGCCACAGAG GGTGTCGAGGAAGGATGGTATGAGGGGGGAAGTATTTTTTTAGCTGTTTTTCTTGTGATACTTGTCACCG CAACCAGTGATTACAGGCAATCACTTCAGTTTCAACATCTGAATGAGGAGAAACAGAACATACAAGTGGAG GTTCTTAGAGGTGGTAAAAGATTTCGAACTTCAATATTTGACCTTGTTGTCGGTGATGTGGTTCCACTGAATATTGGTGACCAA GTTCCTGCTGATGGCATCCTGATATCTGGCCATTCTCTTGCAATAGACGAATCAAGTATGACTGGGGAATCAAAAACT GTTCACAAGGATCAAAAGGCTCCGTTCTTGATGTCTGGTTGCAAGGTTGCAGATGGCTATGGTTCTATGTTG GTAACAGGTGTGGGTATCAACACTGAATGGGGCCAGTTGATGGCTAACCTTTCTGAAGATAATGGTGAAGAAACCCCATTGCAG GTGCGTTTGAATGGTGTTGCTACTTTTATTGGCATGGTGGGTCTGTCAGTAGCTGGTGTTGTACTTGGCGTGCTTGCGATAAG ATATTTTACTGGACATACCAAGAATCCGGATGGGACTGTTCAATTTCGGGCTGGAACTACTGGTCTCAAACAAGGATTTATGGGTGCAATCAGAATTTTGACAATCGCC GTAACCATCGTAGTTGTTGCTGTGCCTGAGGGACTTCCACTGGCAGTAACATTGAC ACTTGCGTATTCAATGCGAAAGATGATGCGAGACAAGGCGCTG GTGAGGCGGCTCTCATCTTGTGAAACAATGGGATCAGCAACTACTATATGCAGTGATAAGACAGGAACTCTCACCTTGAATAAG ATGACAGTTGTGGAGGCACACTTTATCGGGACAAGGTTGGATCCTTGTGATGATGTTAGGGCAATCTCAAGCAGTTCAGCGGCACTGCTTATTGAAGGAATTGCACAAAACACTACAGGAACTGTATTTTTGCCAGAG GATGGGGGAGCAGCTGATGTTACAGGTTCACCAACTGAAAAAGCCATTCTTTCTTGGGGCCTTAAG ATAGGGATGGATTTCAACAATGTTCGGTCAAAATCTTCAGTTCTTCATGTATTTCCATTTAACTCAGAGAAGAAGCGAGGTGGTGTTGCAGTGCAG TCAGATACCGAGGTCCACATCCATTGGAAAGGTGCAGCTGAGTTAGTGCTATCATCTTGCAAAAGTTGGCTTTCTCTGGATGGTTCAGTTCAGCCAATGGGTGCACAGAAG CGTAATGAGTACAAGAAGTCAATTGAAGACATGGCAAAGAGTTCACTACGATGTGTTGCTTTTGCATATTGTCTATGTGATATTGAAAAAATTCCGAAGGAAGACATAGCTGATTGGAAGTTACCTGAGGAAGATCTGACTCTGCTTGGTATTGTGGGCATAAAG GATCCATGTCGCCCAGGAGTGAGGAATGCTGTACAATTATGCAAAAATGCTGGTGTAAAG GTGCGCATGGTCACAGGAGATAATATTGAAACAGCCAAGGCAATAGCGTTGGAGTGCGGAATACTAGATGCAAATGGTGTTATTTCAGAGCCATTTGTAATAGAGGGAAGAGCGTTCCGCGAGATGTCTGAAATTGCAAGAGGAGAGATTGCTGACAAGATAACT GTCATGGGAAGATCATCTCCAAATGACAAACTTTTGCTTGTCCAAGCTTTGAAAAGGAAAGGCCATGTTGTGGCTGTCACTGGTGATGGCACAAATGATGCCCCTGCATTGCATGAG GCTGATATAGGTCTTGCAATGGGCATGTCAGGGACAGAAGTTGCTAAAGAAAGCTCTGACATTATAATCTTGGATGATGACTTCACATCTGTTGTGAAG GTTGTTCGCTGGGGACGCTCTGTCTATGCAAATATTCAGAAATTCATCCAGTTCCAGCTTACTGTTAATGTTGCCGCACTTGTGATTAATGTTATTGCAGCTGTGTCATCTGGTGATGTGCCTCTAAATGCTGTTGAG CTTCTCTGGGTAAACCTTATCATGGATACACTGGGAGCTCTTGCTTTAGCAACTGAACCACCAACAGACAACCTTATGAAGAGACAGCCTGTTGGTCGAAG GGAGCCACTTGTGACCAATATTATGTGGAGAAACTTGTTTGTCCAG GCCATTTACCAAATAGCAATCCTTCTTATCTTTAATTTCTCTGGAAAAAAGATTCTACGGCTGCAGAATGAAAGTCCAGATAACGCCGAGAAAATGAAGAACACATTTATCTTCAATACATTTGTATTTTGCCAG ATCTTCAATGAGTTCAATGCGCGTAAGCCTGAGGAAAGGAATGTCTTCAAAGGAGTAACAAAGAACCACCTCTTCATGGGAATAGTTTGTGTAACTACCGTGTTTCAG ATACTAATAGTTGAATTCCTGGGAAAGTTCTTTAAAATTGTGAGACTTAACTGGAGTCTATGGTTAGTTTCAGTTGCCATTGGCGTCGTAAG CTGGCCTTTGGCTTATCTAGGGAAATTCATTCCTGTTCCTGTAAGACCTCTCCAGGCCTATTTCAAGCCTTGTTGGAAATCATCACGCCGAG ACGAAGAGGAAGGCAGGCAGGGCTAA
- the LOC123151519 gene encoding calcium-transporting ATPase 5, plasma membrane-type isoform X3 produces the protein MEKLKTLNRDHDSVLLQEIRGVKGLSDLLKSNLEMGINPTEDELLQRRDVFGANTYPRKKRKNILRFIFDACKDLTLIILMVAAAISLTLGMATEGVEEGWYEGGSIFLAVFLVILVTATSDYRQSLQFQHLNEEKQNIQVEVLRGGKRFRTSIFDLVVGDVVPLNIGDQVPADGILISGHSLAIDESSMTGESKTVHKDQKAPFLMSGCKVADGYGSMLVTGVGINTEWGQLMANLSEDNGEETPLQVRLNGVATFIGMVGLSVAGVVLGVLAIRYFTGHTKNPDGTVQFRAGTTGLKQGFMGAIRILTIAVTIVVVAVPEGLPLAVTLTLAYSMRKMMRDKALVRRLSSCETMGSATTICSDKTGTLTLNKMTVVEAHFIGTRLDPCDDVRAISSSSAALLIEGIAQNTTGTVFLPEDGGAADVTGSPTEKAILSWGLKIGMDFNNVRSKSSVLHVFPFNSEKKRGGVAVQSDTEVHIHWKGAAELVLSSCKSWLSLDGSVQPMGAQKRNEYKKSIEDMAKSSLRCVAFAYCLCDIEKIPKEDIADWKLPEEDLTLLGIVGIKDPCRPGVRNAVQLCKNAGVKVRMVTGDNIETAKAIALECGILDANGVISEPFVIEGRAFREMSEIARGEIADKITVMGRSSPNDKLLLVQALKRKGHVVAVTGDGTNDAPALHEADIGLAMGMSGTEVAKESSDIIILDDDFTSVVKVVRWGRSVYANIQKFIQFQLTVNVAALVINVIAAVSSGDVPLNAVELLWVNLIMDTLGALALATEPPTDNLMKRQPVGRREPLVTNIMWRNLFVQAIYQIAILLIFNFSGKKILRLQNESPDNAEKMKNTFIFNTFVFCQIFNEFNARKPEERNVFKGVTKNHLFMGIVCVTTVFQILIVEFLGKFFKIVRLNWSLWLVSVAIGVVSWPLAYLGKFIPVPVRPLQAYFKPCWKSSRRDEEEGRQG, from the exons ATGGAAAAGCTTAAAACTTTAAACAGAGATCATGATAGTGTTCTTCTTCAGGAAATTAGAGGA GTTAAGGGGCTGTCAGATTtattaaagagtaatttggaaatgGGAATTAATCCAACTGAGGATGAATTGTTACAAAGGAGGGATGTTTTCGGTGCAAATACATATCCACGCAAGAAAAGAAAAAACATACTG CGTTTTATATTTGATGCATGCAAAGATTTAACTCTCATCATTCTAATGGTAGCTGCTGCCATATCTCTTACGTTGGGCATGGCCACAGAG GGTGTCGAGGAAGGATGGTATGAGGGGGGAAGTATTTTTTTAGCTGTTTTTCTTGTGATACTTGTCACCG CAACCAGTGATTACAGGCAATCACTTCAGTTTCAACATCTGAATGAGGAGAAACAGAACATACAAGTGGAG GTTCTTAGAGGTGGTAAAAGATTTCGAACTTCAATATTTGACCTTGTTGTCGGTGATGTGGTTCCACTGAATATTGGTGACCAA GTTCCTGCTGATGGCATCCTGATATCTGGCCATTCTCTTGCAATAGACGAATCAAGTATGACTGGGGAATCAAAAACT GTTCACAAGGATCAAAAGGCTCCGTTCTTGATGTCTGGTTGCAAGGTTGCAGATGGCTATGGTTCTATGTTG GTAACAGGTGTGGGTATCAACACTGAATGGGGCCAGTTGATGGCTAACCTTTCTGAAGATAATGGTGAAGAAACCCCATTGCAG GTGCGTTTGAATGGTGTTGCTACTTTTATTGGCATGGTGGGTCTGTCAGTAGCTGGTGTTGTACTTGGCGTGCTTGCGATAAG ATATTTTACTGGACATACCAAGAATCCGGATGGGACTGTTCAATTTCGGGCTGGAACTACTGGTCTCAAACAAGGATTTATGGGTGCAATCAGAATTTTGACAATCGCC GTAACCATCGTAGTTGTTGCTGTGCCTGAGGGACTTCCACTGGCAGTAACATTGAC ACTTGCGTATTCAATGCGAAAGATGATGCGAGACAAGGCGCTG GTGAGGCGGCTCTCATCTTGTGAAACAATGGGATCAGCAACTACTATATGCAGTGATAAGACAGGAACTCTCACCTTGAATAAG ATGACAGTTGTGGAGGCACACTTTATCGGGACAAGGTTGGATCCTTGTGATGATGTTAGGGCAATCTCAAGCAGTTCAGCGGCACTGCTTATTGAAGGAATTGCACAAAACACTACAGGAACTGTATTTTTGCCAGAG GATGGGGGAGCAGCTGATGTTACAGGTTCACCAACTGAAAAAGCCATTCTTTCTTGGGGCCTTAAG ATAGGGATGGATTTCAACAATGTTCGGTCAAAATCTTCAGTTCTTCATGTATTTCCATTTAACTCAGAGAAGAAGCGAGGTGGTGTTGCAGTGCAG TCAGATACCGAGGTCCACATCCATTGGAAAGGTGCAGCTGAGTTAGTGCTATCATCTTGCAAAAGTTGGCTTTCTCTGGATGGTTCAGTTCAGCCAATGGGTGCACAGAAG CGTAATGAGTACAAGAAGTCAATTGAAGACATGGCAAAGAGTTCACTACGATGTGTTGCTTTTGCATATTGTCTATGTGATATTGAAAAAATTCCGAAGGAAGACATAGCTGATTGGAAGTTACCTGAGGAAGATCTGACTCTGCTTGGTATTGTGGGCATAAAG GATCCATGTCGCCCAGGAGTGAGGAATGCTGTACAATTATGCAAAAATGCTGGTGTAAAG GTGCGCATGGTCACAGGAGATAATATTGAAACAGCCAAGGCAATAGCGTTGGAGTGCGGAATACTAGATGCAAATGGTGTTATTTCAGAGCCATTTGTAATAGAGGGAAGAGCGTTCCGCGAGATGTCTGAAATTGCAAGAGGAGAGATTGCTGACAAGATAACT GTCATGGGAAGATCATCTCCAAATGACAAACTTTTGCTTGTCCAAGCTTTGAAAAGGAAAGGCCATGTTGTGGCTGTCACTGGTGATGGCACAAATGATGCCCCTGCATTGCATGAG GCTGATATAGGTCTTGCAATGGGCATGTCAGGGACAGAAGTTGCTAAAGAAAGCTCTGACATTATAATCTTGGATGATGACTTCACATCTGTTGTGAAG GTTGTTCGCTGGGGACGCTCTGTCTATGCAAATATTCAGAAATTCATCCAGTTCCAGCTTACTGTTAATGTTGCCGCACTTGTGATTAATGTTATTGCAGCTGTGTCATCTGGTGATGTGCCTCTAAATGCTGTTGAG CTTCTCTGGGTAAACCTTATCATGGATACACTGGGAGCTCTTGCTTTAGCAACTGAACCACCAACAGACAACCTTATGAAGAGACAGCCTGTTGGTCGAAG GGAGCCACTTGTGACCAATATTATGTGGAGAAACTTGTTTGTCCAG GCCATTTACCAAATAGCAATCCTTCTTATCTTTAATTTCTCTGGAAAAAAGATTCTACGGCTGCAGAATGAAAGTCCAGATAACGCCGAGAAAATGAAGAACACATTTATCTTCAATACATTTGTATTTTGCCAG ATCTTCAATGAGTTCAATGCGCGTAAGCCTGAGGAAAGGAATGTCTTCAAAGGAGTAACAAAGAACCACCTCTTCATGGGAATAGTTTGTGTAACTACCGTGTTTCAG ATACTAATAGTTGAATTCCTGGGAAAGTTCTTTAAAATTGTGAGACTTAACTGGAGTCTATGGTTAGTTTCAGTTGCCATTGGCGTCGTAAG CTGGCCTTTGGCTTATCTAGGGAAATTCATTCCTGTTCCTGTAAGACCTCTCCAGGCCTATTTCAAGCCTTGTTGGAAATCATCACGCCGAG ACGAAGAGGAAGGCAGGCAGGGCTAA